The Mucilaginibacter mallensis genome has a segment encoding these proteins:
- the murI gene encoding glutamate racemase — translation MVKNKPIGIFDSGYGGLTVFRSIFEQLPQYDYLYLGDTARAPYGNRSFSAIHEYTWECVQKMFAMGCPLVILACNTASAKALRTIQQQDLKNEDPAKRVLGVIRPTAEVIGNYTQTKEIGVLGTKGTVQSGSYLIEIDHFFPELKVYQQACPLWVPLIENAEYDKPGADYFVKEYLDQIMAQSPNIDTILLACTHYPLIQDKINAYLPKHIKTVAQGDIVAKSLVDYLQRHPEMEQSITQNGTQQFFTTTDDTADFDVHASMFFNAPVKSQFVSMKG, via the coding sequence GTGGTAAAAAACAAACCTATTGGAATATTCGATTCAGGCTATGGCGGTTTAACCGTTTTTCGTTCAATATTCGAGCAACTCCCGCAATATGATTATTTATATTTAGGCGATACTGCCCGTGCGCCGTATGGCAATCGCTCGTTTAGCGCTATACATGAATATACGTGGGAGTGTGTACAAAAAATGTTTGCAATGGGCTGCCCACTTGTTATACTGGCTTGTAACACTGCATCGGCCAAAGCGCTGCGCACCATACAACAGCAGGACCTGAAAAACGAAGACCCGGCAAAAAGAGTGCTCGGCGTTATTCGCCCAACTGCCGAAGTTATTGGTAACTATACACAAACAAAAGAAATAGGGGTACTGGGCACAAAAGGTACGGTACAATCAGGTTCATATCTGATCGAGATAGATCACTTTTTTCCTGAATTGAAGGTTTACCAGCAAGCCTGCCCGCTTTGGGTGCCGCTTATTGAAAACGCCGAATACGATAAACCCGGAGCAGATTATTTTGTGAAGGAATACCTGGATCAGATTATGGCGCAATCGCCAAATATTGATACCATTTTGCTGGCATGTACCCATTACCCATTGATACAGGATAAAATAAATGCCTACCTGCCCAAGCATATTAAAACCGTTGCCCAGGGTGATATAGTTGCCAAAAGCCTGGTTGATTATTTGCAACGACATCCCGAAATGGAGCAAAGCATCACCCAAAATGGCACACAACAATTTTTTACTACTACTGATGATACCGCTGATTTCGATGTACATGCGTCAATGTTTTTCAACGCCCCGGTGAAATCACAGTTCGTGTCAATGAAGGGGTAA
- a CDS encoding OmpH family outer membrane protein yields MKKSLKVALVAICMVFAMSSFTKAQSKIGYINTNQLMDLLPEMKTLQTQMQAYQKTFADQYATMNSEYQSKGQKYEAGRSTMTDASRTAAEAELTDLQTRIKAFADNAQKQIEAKSNELLKPLTDKVRAAITAVAAEKGYAYVLDSGQVELLVSPAGDNLMAPVKTKLGLQ; encoded by the coding sequence ATGAAAAAATCATTAAAAGTTGCTTTAGTTGCAATATGCATGGTATTTGCAATGAGCAGCTTTACTAAGGCTCAAAGCAAAATTGGTTACATTAATACAAATCAGTTAATGGATCTGCTTCCGGAAATGAAAACTTTGCAGACTCAGATGCAGGCATATCAAAAAACATTTGCCGATCAATACGCTACGATGAATTCAGAGTATCAGTCTAAAGGTCAAAAATACGAAGCTGGTAGGTCAACAATGACAGATGCTTCACGCACAGCTGCTGAAGCTGAATTAACAGATCTGCAAACCCGTATCAAAGCATTTGCTGATAACGCCCAAAAGCAAATCGAAGCAAAAAGCAACGAGCTTTTAAAACCACTTACTGATAAGGTACGTGCTGCTATCACAGCTGTAGCTGCTGAAAAAGGTTATGCTTATGTATTAGATTCAGGCCAGGTTGAGCTTTTAGTATCACCTGCGGGAGATAACCTGATGGCACCTGTAAAAACTAAATTAGGGTTACAATAA
- a CDS encoding 4Fe-4S dicluster domain-containing protein — protein MNNKVINGFTTAWKGLSLTIRHFFASNGKREVISASDNNYFKQLEKGTNTIQYPSQELPVPEVGRYQLDVEMDDCIVCDLCAKICPVNCIDIESIKATEVIGQTSDGSKKMLYAAKFDIDMAKCMYCGLCTIVCPTECIVMTNQYDKTVFELSDLTYQFSDMTAEEAAEKRKLLDKQIEERAAAKLAAMKQKEGGA, from the coding sequence ATGAACAATAAAGTAATAAACGGATTTACAACTGCATGGAAGGGCCTTAGTCTTACCATCAGGCACTTCTTTGCCTCAAACGGCAAGCGGGAGGTAATATCCGCGAGCGATAATAATTACTTTAAGCAGTTGGAAAAGGGCACTAATACCATACAATACCCAAGCCAGGAGCTGCCCGTGCCTGAAGTTGGTCGTTACCAGCTGGATGTGGAAATGGATGATTGTATTGTGTGCGACCTCTGCGCTAAAATATGCCCTGTAAATTGCATTGATATCGAATCGATCAAGGCTACGGAAGTTATCGGCCAAACATCCGATGGATCAAAGAAGATGCTTTATGCCGCCAAGTTTGATATTGATATGGCCAAATGCATGTACTGCGGTCTATGCACTATAGTATGCCCTACGGAGTGCATTGTGATGACCAATCAGTACGATAAAACGGTATTTGAGCTAAGCGACCTAACCTACCAGTTTTCTGACATGACAGCCGAAGAAGCAGCCGAAAAACGCAAGCTGCTGGATAAACAAATAGAAGAACGCGCGGCAGCAAAATTAGCAGCCATGAAACAAAAGGAGGGCGGCGCATGA
- a CDS encoding NADH-quinone oxidoreductase subunit 5 family protein yields MNTAVPYQDITTIYHALAAVLLPFAAFLVNICLPGKRNIISGWLSTVAIFISVVLSATIFAQVWNKPQLHVQQLWFTIGATKLYAGVLLNNLSVLMLLLVSLIALPVHIYSTAYMKYDESYKRYFSYLSLFCFSMLALVAVDNLFLFYAFWELVGFSSYLLIGFWFTKAKAVQANKKAFLMNRIGDIGLLVAILILFTQFHTADLVQLFGDNGLIAQSFIKLDNWVSATGQMPVIWQYIAVGGIFLAVAAKSAQFPLHTWLPDAMEGPTSVSALIHAATMVAAGVFLLGRVYPLFNSTELNILAVIGCFTAFMAATIALTQNDLKRILAYSTISQLGYMTMAMGIGAYSSSLFHLVTHAFFKCLLFLVAGIVIHQMQHIKEENDLDIDPQNILHMGGLRKKLPLTFIAAVVGAVALIGLPLTSGYLSKDGILVQAFEWSDGKSWVYRLIPVGALVTSLLTAFYVARLIVKVFFGEFRLQKANPHIKIHCGDGGWQYTLPLGLLAVCCLFPWFSLNPLVYEHAWILTGFNPSDYLERVNMYHTIIPAGINVLNFVVIYFAYAVYVKRNSYTFPQTGLLFKLSYHEWYIDKIYNSIIVKPVLAISRSASWFDKNIIDGSINLLKNTVLVLSKITAWLDKNIIDGLLHLLTSITLGIGNFARNFQSGKIQYYLFSMLAIILAVFIWFLI; encoded by the coding sequence TTGAATACAGCCGTACCATACCAGGATATAACCACCATTTACCATGCGCTTGCAGCAGTATTGCTGCCCTTTGCCGCGTTTTTGGTAAATATTTGCCTGCCGGGTAAGCGTAATATTATCAGTGGATGGTTATCAACAGTGGCTATATTTATAAGTGTTGTTTTATCAGCTACCATATTTGCGCAGGTATGGAATAAACCCCAATTGCATGTACAACAATTATGGTTCACCATTGGTGCAACAAAACTGTACGCAGGTGTATTGTTGAACAACTTGTCGGTACTAATGCTGTTATTGGTTAGCTTGATTGCTTTGCCGGTACATATCTACTCCACAGCGTACATGAAGTACGATGAAAGCTATAAGCGCTATTTCAGCTACCTGAGTCTGTTTTGCTTCAGCATGCTGGCGCTGGTAGCGGTTGATAATTTGTTCTTATTCTATGCCTTTTGGGAACTGGTAGGATTTTCATCATACCTGCTGATAGGCTTTTGGTTCACCAAAGCAAAAGCGGTGCAAGCCAATAAAAAAGCTTTTTTGATGAACCGTATTGGTGATATCGGACTGTTAGTTGCCATACTTATCCTGTTTACCCAATTTCATACAGCGGATCTTGTCCAGCTTTTTGGTGATAACGGGTTAATTGCACAGTCGTTCATAAAATTGGATAACTGGGTTAGCGCGACTGGTCAAATGCCTGTTATTTGGCAATACATTGCAGTTGGTGGCATCTTCTTAGCTGTAGCTGCAAAATCAGCACAATTTCCATTGCATACCTGGCTGCCCGATGCCATGGAGGGGCCAACATCAGTATCAGCACTCATTCATGCGGCCACTATGGTTGCAGCCGGTGTATTTTTACTTGGCCGGGTTTATCCGTTGTTCAATAGCACCGAACTAAACATACTGGCGGTCATCGGCTGCTTTACCGCATTTATGGCGGCTACCATCGCCCTCACCCAAAACGATCTGAAACGGATTTTGGCTTACTCCACCATATCGCAATTAGGTTATATGACCATGGCCATGGGTATCGGTGCATATTCATCATCGTTATTTCATTTGGTTACGCATGCATTTTTCAAGTGCCTGTTGTTTTTGGTTGCCGGTATAGTTATCCACCAGATGCAGCATATCAAAGAAGAAAACGACCTTGATATCGACCCGCAAAATATCCTGCATATGGGTGGCCTGCGTAAAAAACTGCCGCTAACATTTATCGCGGCAGTTGTTGGCGCTGTGGCTTTAATTGGTTTGCCGTTAACATCGGGATACCTTTCAAAAGATGGTATATTGGTACAAGCCTTTGAATGGTCGGATGGCAAAAGCTGGGTTTACCGATTAATACCTGTTGGCGCGTTAGTTACCAGTTTATTAACTGCGTTCTATGTCGCCAGATTAATTGTAAAGGTTTTCTTCGGCGAGTTCAGGTTACAGAAAGCTAACCCGCACATTAAAATACATTGTGGCGATGGCGGTTGGCAATACACGCTTCCGCTTGGGCTGCTAGCTGTGTGCTGTTTGTTCCCATGGTTTAGCTTAAATCCACTGGTTTATGAGCATGCATGGATTTTAACGGGTTTTAATCCATCGGATTACCTGGAGCGTGTAAACATGTACCACACCATTATCCCGGCAGGTATAAACGTGCTGAACTTTGTGGTCATCTACTTTGCTTATGCGGTATATGTAAAACGTAACAGCTATACATTCCCACAAACTGGCTTGCTGTTCAAACTTTCGTACCATGAATGGTATATTGATAAAATATACAACAGCATCATTGTAAAACCGGTACTGGCTATCAGTAGGTCGGCATCATGGTTTGATAAAAATATTATTGATGGGTCCATCAACCTGTTAAAGAACACAGTGCTGGTACTATCAAAAATTACCGCCTGGCTTGATAAAAATATTATTGATGGTTTGTTACATTTACTAACCTCAATAACTTTAGGCATAGGCAACTTTGCCCGTAATTTTCAAAGCGGAAAAATTCAGTATTACCTGTTCAGCATGCTGGCTATTATACTGGCCGTGTTTATTTGGTTTTTAATATAG
- the nuoK gene encoding NADH-quinone oxidoreductase subunit NuoK, whose translation MITMNDFLIVSAALFCIGLFMLVSKRNAIQILIGIELMLNAAILNLVAFGKYDRFANGGQMFALFAIVLAAATTAVALAIILNVYRRYKTIDPAKVDKLRD comes from the coding sequence ATGATCACCATGAATGATTTTTTGATTGTGAGCGCTGCTTTGTTCTGCATCGGGTTGTTTATGCTGGTATCAAAACGCAACGCCATACAAATATTAATAGGAATTGAACTGATGCTGAATGCTGCCATACTTAACCTGGTAGCTTTTGGTAAATATGATCGCTTTGCCAATGGCGGACAAATGTTCGCCCTGTTTGCCATAGTATTGGCCGCTGCTACGACAGCCGTGGCCCTGGCTATAATTTTAAATGTATACCGGAGATATAAAACCATTGATCCGGCGAAGGTTGATAAATTGAGGGATTAA
- a CDS encoding NADH-quinone oxidoreductase subunit J family protein: MSFITLASAIFVASTKNLVRSVFMFFITLFGLAGLYVLSLADFVAITQVVIYVGGILVLILFAFMLSGKETLDAIQKQKNQFISANKIASVILAVLFFVVLILMIFKVDVNNLVWIKNATGQNSDIKLNSNMTDNIGINLMTRYLLPFEAISILLMMALVGAAHLSRKEQKA, from the coding sequence ATGAGTTTCATCACCTTGGCGTCAGCAATATTTGTAGCGTCAACTAAAAACCTTGTGCGCTCGGTATTTATGTTTTTTATTACGCTGTTTGGGTTAGCGGGGTTGTATGTATTGTCGCTGGCTGATTTTGTGGCCATTACACAGGTGGTAATATATGTAGGCGGTATTTTGGTGCTGATATTGTTTGCGTTCATGCTATCAGGTAAGGAAACGCTGGACGCCATTCAAAAACAAAAGAACCAGTTTATAAGTGCTAATAAAATAGCTTCGGTAATATTGGCGGTATTGTTTTTTGTTGTGCTAATACTGATGATATTTAAGGTTGATGTAAATAACCTGGTATGGATAAAAAATGCTACCGGCCAAAATAGTGATATCAAACTAAACTCAAATATGACAGATAACATCGGCATAAATTTAATGACCCGTTACCTGCTGCCATTTGAGGCGATATCTATTTTACTGATGATGGCCCTGGTAGGCGCTGCGCATTTATCACGAAAGGAGCAAAAGGCATGA
- the nuoH gene encoding NADH-quinone oxidoreductase subunit NuoH — MNFYITFFGIGIGLFAFTALFALFAVYAERKVSAFIQDRLGPMETGKFGMLQTLADGLKLIQKELIIPAAADKYLFMLAPAIIFLAVYMGFAAMPWAPGLEPTHMNLGLYYIFAIIAIETLGILMAGWGSNNKYSILGAMRSVAQIISYEIPAGFALISVVMIAQTLNMQDIATQQGILSTESIKFLGFWDVSKIGGFFGWNIFRAPHLIIAFVIYFIASLAESNRAPFDIPEAESELVAGFHTEFTGWRFAFVFFSEYSMMFLVSMISVILFLGAWNTPLPNIGSVHLATWTTGTAWGIIWIVIKTLSLVGIQMWIRWTLPRLRVDQLMNLCWKALTPLAFICMLISGIWRLWLM; from the coding sequence TTGAATTTTTATATAACATTTTTTGGTATTGGTATCGGGCTGTTTGCTTTTACAGCCCTGTTCGCGTTATTCGCCGTTTATGCCGAACGTAAGGTATCCGCGTTTATACAGGACAGGCTCGGCCCAATGGAGACCGGCAAATTCGGCATGCTGCAAACCCTTGCCGATGGCCTAAAGCTCATCCAAAAAGAGTTAATTATACCTGCCGCTGCCGATAAATATTTATTTATGCTGGCCCCGGCTATTATATTTTTAGCCGTATACATGGGGTTCGCAGCTATGCCCTGGGCGCCGGGACTGGAGCCCACCCACATGAACCTTGGGCTGTATTACATTTTTGCCATTATAGCTATAGAAACCCTCGGCATATTAATGGCCGGCTGGGGATCGAACAATAAATATTCCATACTAGGGGCCATGCGTTCCGTAGCGCAGATCATCTCGTATGAGATACCCGCCGGTTTTGCGCTGATATCCGTAGTGATGATAGCCCAAACCCTCAACATGCAGGACATAGCCACGCAGCAAGGTATCTTATCAACGGAAAGCATAAAGTTTTTAGGTTTTTGGGATGTATCAAAAATCGGTGGTTTCTTCGGTTGGAACATTTTCCGTGCGCCACACCTCATTATCGCGTTCGTGATCTATTTTATAGCTTCACTGGCCGAAAGTAACCGCGCGCCCTTTGATATACCAGAGGCAGAATCAGAACTGGTGGCAGGTTTTCATACCGAATTTACCGGGTGGCGCTTTGCCTTCGTGTTTTTTTCAGAATATTCAATGATGTTCCTGGTATCAATGATCAGCGTTATACTGTTTTTAGGCGCCTGGAACACACCATTACCAAATATAGGATCGGTACATTTAGCAACGTGGACAACCGGCACCGCCTGGGGCATTATCTGGATAGTAATTAAAACACTATCATTGGTAGGCATACAGATGTGGATACGGTGGACGCTGCCACGCCTGCGGGTTGATCAGCTGATGAATCTTTGCTGGAAAGCGTTAACACCACTTGCGTTTATATGTATGCTTATATCGGGTATATGGAGGTTGTGGCTGATGTAG